AATGGTCTGCGGTTTGGCTCGCGTACTTTCAAAAGACATAGATACCTGCATAGATGTAGGTGTCGACATGGTGCACACCTTTGTATCCACCTCGGATATCCAGAGAATACACACCATTAAGAAAAGTCGCGAGGAAGTACTGGACATGGCAGTAAATGCCGTGGATCAAATCAAGGATAGTGGCATCAAATGCATGTTTTCTGCCATGGATGCAACAAGGACTGATCTTGATTACCTTATACAAATATTCAAAGCGGTTGAAGATGCCAAGTGTGACATAATCAATGTACCTGATACTGTTGGCGTAATGGCACCATCCGGCATGTACAACCTTATCAAGAACATCAATGACGAAATCAATATTCCAATTGATACACATTGCCACAATGACTTCGGACTGGCAGTTGCCAACAGCCTCATGGCAGTCGAGGCTGGTGCAAGCCAGGCACAGGTTACCATTAATGGCCTCGGGGAAAGAGCAGGAAATGCAGACCTCGCTGAGACTGTAATGAGTTTGCAATCAATATACGGAGCAAGAACCAATATCAATACCGAGTATATTGTGGAAACTGCCCGGTTGGTTGAAAGATACACAGGAATCGCTATTCCTGCACATACGCCTGTTGTTGGCGAAAATGCCTTTGCCCATGAATCAGGAATCCATACACATGGAGTTCTTGAGAAGAGCGATACATTCGAACCGGGTATCATGACGCCAGAAATGGTAGGTCATACCCGAAGGATTGTACTGGGCAAACACGCAGGAAAGCATGCCATAAGGAAGTCTCTTGAATCTGCAAACCTTGAACCTACAGATGAGCAACTTAACCTCATTATTGAAAGGGTAAAGGAAATTGCAGACAAAGGCAAGAAGATGACCGATGCAGATCTTTATGCGATTGCTTTTGCTGTGATGGGTAAGCCACAGGGTAAACCAGTCATCGATCTTAAGGAAGTCTCCGTGATGACAGGCAACATAACAACTCCTACCGCAGTGGTGAAAGCCATTGTGGACGGAGAGGAAAGAGTTGCCTCCGATGTTGGAATCGGACCAGTTGATGCAGCGCTTAATGCCGTTTATGAGATTTCTGGCAAGCATACGGGCATCAAAATCCACGATTTCAGGATTGAAGCCGTAACCGGCGGTTCTGATGCAGTTGCAGAAGTCATAATTGGAGTGCAGGATGAAAGGGGACGCATGGTTACCGCAAGAGCGGCAAACGCAGACATCGTCCTCGCTTCCGTGGAAGCCCTCGTAACATCTATTAACATGCTTCTCCAAACCTAAGAGAAGCATGTTTTCTTCTATTATTGATTCTCATTGCCACCTCGATTTCCCTAAATTCAGCAAAGACCGGGATGAAGCAATTTCCCGGGCAAGGGAAGCCGGAGTGGAAGCGATGATTAACTCCGGAATAGATTTCAAGACAAACCTGTCCAGCTTGCGTCTTGCAGAACAATACGATTTTATTTATGCGACCGCCGGACTTAGTCCTTCTGTTGCATCCACAAAGGACGATGAAAGAATCGGAGAAGTCCTGAAACAGCTTTCTGAGCTAGGAGA
This genomic stretch from Methanohalophilus levihalophilus harbors:
- a CDS encoding 2-isopropylmalate synthase; this translates as MLRDRQITIFDTTLRDGEQTPGVSLTPQQKIDIAYQLDKLGVDIIEAGFPIASEGDRESVRSIAAAGLPSTMVCGLARVLSKDIDTCIDVGVDMVHTFVSTSDIQRIHTIKKSREEVLDMAVNAVDQIKDSGIKCMFSAMDATRTDLDYLIQIFKAVEDAKCDIINVPDTVGVMAPSGMYNLIKNINDEINIPIDTHCHNDFGLAVANSLMAVEAGASQAQVTINGLGERAGNADLAETVMSLQSIYGARTNINTEYIVETARLVERYTGIAIPAHTPVVGENAFAHESGIHTHGVLEKSDTFEPGIMTPEMVGHTRRIVLGKHAGKHAIRKSLESANLEPTDEQLNLIIERVKEIADKGKKMTDADLYAIAFAVMGKPQGKPVIDLKEVSVMTGNITTPTAVVKAIVDGEERVASDVGIGPVDAALNAVYEISGKHTGIKIHDFRIEAVTGGSDAVAEVIIGVQDERGRMVTARAANADIVLASVEALVTSINMLLQT